A DNA window from Helianthus annuus cultivar XRQ/B chromosome 15, HanXRQr2.0-SUNRISE, whole genome shotgun sequence contains the following coding sequences:
- the LOC110912585 gene encoding uncharacterized protein LOC110912585: MDSSNSGSFQSSSGAGGGGGVDTEEYDSRTQSISSFFNPSNHYNPNLNHLLNTPPPPSSSSSSSQRHNNQHHRAPPTDTTFFNPSLASPFSPNTNPIQDPGPGLAWTGTIQPSRPDPNQSTRGSDHLHQIGVTLKNPKKRTRASRRAPTTVLTTDTTNFRQMVQEFTGIPTSPFATTPFSRRLDLFRPTAQKLQQPPQFLNHAANNITAATTSSSYHLQPSNMHEFQKQPSTLLDLQNPMMSFQSLLQTSLPQQPNDLNGLQSSSNSWRDQNEKLDSGLENVVVASRSGGDQVQGNQGSWILPSN, from the coding sequence ATGGACTCTAGCAACAGCGGCAGCTTTCAATCTTCAAgcggcgccggtggtggtggcggcgtgGATACCGAAGAATATGATTCAAGAACTCAATCAATATCTTCTTTCTTCAACCCTTCCAACCACTACAACCCTAACCTCAACCACCTCCtcaacacaccaccaccaccgtcgtcatcatcatcatcatcacaacgCCACAACAACCAACACCACCGTGCACCACCAACCGATACCACCTTCTTTAACCCTTCTTTAGCCTCACCTTTCTCACCTAACACAAACCCTATCCAAGATCCCGGTCCAGGTTTAGCATGGACCGGAACCATACAACCATCCCGACCAGACCCGAACCAATCAACACGTGGATCGGATCATCTTCATCAGATAGGAGTAACCTTAAAGAACCCGAAGAAAAGAACACGTGCTTCCCGGCGTGCACCAACCACCGTCCTCACAACCGACACCACTAACTTCCGGCAAATGGTTCAAGAATTCACCGGCATCCCCACCTCACCGTTCGCCACAACCCCCTTCTCCCGCCGGCTGGATCTTTTCCGGCCAACGGCTCAGAAACTTCAACAGCCGCCACAGTTTTTGAATCATGCGGCCAATAATATCACTGCCGCCACAACTTCAAGTAGTTACCACTTACAACCTTCTAATATGCATGAGTTTCAGAAACAACCCTCAACTTTGTTGGATTTACAAAACCCTATGATGTCTTTCCAATCCCTTCTGCAAACCTCACTTCCTCAACAACCCAATGATTTAAATGGGTTGCAAAGTTCTTCCAATAGTTggagggaccaaaatgaaaagtTGGATTCTGGTTTGGAAAATGTTGTTGTTGCTTCTAGAAGTGGTGGAGATCAAGTTCAAGGTAATCAAGGTTCATGGATTTTGCCTTCTAACTAA